GCAACGGTGGGAGGGATTTCCGCTTTCCCCACCTGCTTAGGTGTCCAGGTCCGGCCTCGCAGCGCGGATCGGGGAATAGCCACAGCCCGGACCACACACACGGCCATGACTAGCACCATCACCGCACCGGGTATCGGGGGGATCCACCACCACACCACGATGATGCTTAAAATCAAGGCCAAAACTTGAAAAGCCACCGAGCCGATCCAGTAACGATGATTGCCTTTTTCTCGAATCATCGACTTCACATAAGGAACTGTTCCCGTGAAATATAGGGCGATGATGACTGCTGAGGCGATAGCCACCGAACTAGCATCAAAGGGTGCTCCTCCGCCGCGTCCGAGAGCATCGGTCACCGCTAACATGGTGCCAGATGCGCAGGTGGTAACTACTCCTGACAACGTAGAACGTGGATTTTCACGAATCATCTCCATCATGGCTACTCCCACCAGCGGCACGAAAATCACCGCCCACCATGCCACAGCTGGTTGGAGCAAAAGAGCAATAACGGCACAGACTCCGGAGACGACGCCATAGCACAGGGTGGGGTACAGATATTTTTCGCGGCGCTTCCGACGTCGCGCCTTATAAAGAAGACCACTCGCAAAGAAACAGAAATACCCGCTAAACCAGGACACTAGTACCAACAGCAACGTGAAGAGGGATCCAGTTGTCCTGGCCCCTGGACCTAGATAACCCAAGAAGCTTCCGGCCAAAGCTGGGATCATAACCATTGGCCACGCTCCGTGTTGGTTAGGAACCCAGGGATTAATGCCATGACGGCGGGCCATCATCCATCTCCTTAGCAATAAAAGTGAGGTCTTACTAAGCAAGAGTATAAAACTTTCGATGGATTTGGCCGTGAGTTTGACCACGTCGTTTTCATCGGCGGGGAACTCCGGTAGGGTTGACGTGAACCTACCAGCGTGGAAGGACGATTAATTAAGCTATGATCCAGTTCGTTATCGGTGCCGCCGCAGGTTATGTCTTTGGAACTAAGGCTGGCCGGCGTCGCTATGAACAGATCAAAAAGGGGTATCAGACGGCGGTCAATTCCCCCGTGACGCAAAAAGCTGTGAAAGCAACTCGGAAAGCGATCGCTGAAAAATTAGATCCACAACCTCGGATGAAGGAAGTTCGTAATCTCCGCACTCAAGACGGAGACCGGATCTACGAACCAGATCAGGACTAGGCTTTAGCGGCCAAAAGCTCGGTCATGGAGATTTCTCCGAGCCTGTTCTAAGGCAATGATGTCGCTGAAAGCTGAATTATAGGCGTCGGGGTCATCGCCCGGGCGCATTCTTTGCAATTGAAGCTTTAGCTCAGCTATCTGATTGCCCACCTGTACCTCCTGAAGTCGGCACAAGACAGAGTCAATATATCCCTCAAGAGAGGAATTACTGACATGGATGGGCTCAACCACCAGTTCACTAATTAATTCTTGAGCGGTAGGGTCTTGCACTTCTTTTGCCACTGCCACCGGAAAATTTACGCCCTGCTGTGCACCTTCACACCCTCCCACTGCTGCGATAGCCCGAGCAATAGCGCAATATGTGGGATGGCTAAAAGCATTCTCCGAAATACCATCAAAATAGGTCCCCGCAGATTCCGGATATTGCAATGCAGCTTTTAGGCTTTCTCGTTGCGGCCACAAATGAGGTTCTTTAGGGTCTGGCACAGGAAGATGCGCGGACGGTGATTGCTTCATCGATTCCGGGGCGGGCTGTCGACGGACAGCTTTCTTTAATTCTTGTTTCCCTTGGGGGTTGCGCAACTCTCGCTGGACTTGCTGTATAACTTCTCGAGGATCGGACCACCCCACCCATCCGGAAAGCATCCGCGCGTATTCATTGCGCAAAGCGCGGTCACGAATTCCGGCGACAACGGGAACAGTGCGACGAAGAGCTTGGAGGCGGCCTTCTACGGTATCGAGGGAAAAATCCTTCAGCATAGAGCGGATAACGAATTCGAACATCGGGTGGCGGTCAGCCACCAGATCACGAACTGCGGCGTTTCCTCTAGCCAAGCGAAGATCACACGGATCCATACCTTCCGGCGCCACTGCCACAAAGGACTGCCCGGTAAATTTCTGCTCACCAGCAAAAGCTCGCATTGCCGCCTTTTGACCGGCTTCATCCCCATCAAAAGTGTAAATAAGTTCCCCGCGGAAGAAATTGTCATCGAGCATGAGGCGTCGCAGAATTTGTAAGTGATCATCACCAAAAGCCGTGCCACAGGCCGCAACTGCGGTAGTTACTCCCGCAGCGTGCATTGCCATAACATCGGTATACCCCTCAACAACCACGGCTTGGTGCTGCTCAGCGATATTCTTCTTCGCAAGATCAATGCCAAAAAGAACGTGAGATTTCTTATATAGCAAGGTCTCTCGGGTATTAAGGTATTTCCCTAATTTGTCATCCTCATAGAGTTTTCGCGCCCCAAAACCTATAACGTCGCCGGCGAGATTTTTAATAGGCCACAAAAGACGCCGATGAAACTGGTCAATGGGACCACGTTTACC
This genomic interval from Corynebacterium poyangense contains the following:
- a CDS encoding YwiC-like family protein, translating into MMARRHGINPWVPNQHGAWPMVMIPALAGSFLGYLGPGARTTGSLFTLLLVLVSWFSGYFCFFASGLLYKARRRKRREKYLYPTLCYGVVSGVCAVIALLLQPAVAWWAVIFVPLVGVAMMEMIRENPRSTLSGVVTTCASGTMLAVTDALGRGGGAPFDASSVAIASAVIIALYFTGTVPYVKSMIREKGNHRYWIGSVAFQVLALILSIIVVWWWIPPIPGAVMVLVMAVCVVRAVAIPRSALRGRTWTPKQVGKAEIPPTVALAIAILLAGVPN
- the dnaG gene encoding DNA primase — its product is MAKGRIPESDIQEIRERTLIEEIVGEYVQLKPGGADSLKGLSPFKEERTPSFHVRPNHGYYRCFSTNQGGDVFDFLMKMEHVSFPEAVEMCAQKIGYQINYEGGSPGRREEPGTRQRLIAANRAAHEFYQEQLETPEAHLAREFLMERGFSSDHAHQFQCGYAPQGWDTLLKHLVRKGFEPKELEAAGLVRMGKRGPIDQFHRRLLWPIKNLAGDVIGFGARKLYEDDKLGKYLNTRETLLYKKSHVLFGIDLAKKNIAEQHQAVVVEGYTDVMAMHAAGVTTAVAACGTAFGDDHLQILRRLMLDDNFFRGELIYTFDGDEAGQKAAMRAFAGEQKFTGQSFVAVAPEGMDPCDLRLARGNAAVRDLVADRHPMFEFVIRSMLKDFSLDTVEGRLQALRRTVPVVAGIRDRALRNEYARMLSGWVGWSDPREVIQQVQRELRNPQGKQELKKAVRRQPAPESMKQSPSAHLPVPDPKEPHLWPQRESLKAALQYPESAGTYFDGISENAFSHPTYCAIARAIAAVGGCEGAQQGVNFPVAVAKEVQDPTAQELISELVVEPIHVSNSSLEGYIDSVLCRLQEVQVGNQIAELKLQLQRMRPGDDPDAYNSAFSDIIALEQARRNLHDRAFGR